In Setaria italica strain Yugu1 chromosome I, Setaria_italica_v2.0, whole genome shotgun sequence, the genomic window GGTTGGCGCTGCGCTCTCGATTCTCGACTCGCCGGCGGCCCGGTGCTGCCCGCTGCCGCGTGAGCATCTCAGGGGAGCTAGGGCCATGACCGGCGCGCGGAGGGATGATGCGGCGGATGGGCTCGTGAACAGGAAGAGGATTACTCAGGGGTGCATGGCGACGGGCTAGCGGAgaacgccgcctcgccggcggcggcaagcgaCCTCGCCGTTTACCTGGTCGGTGTCCCTGAATTTACAGATTGCCCCCTGATTTACATATAACCTCGACCCAAAATTTTGCATAAAGACCCaatatatttacaaataggcCCCTTCTTGGGCCCATCTGTCACTCCCCCTCCTCCAACCGCCCAGTCACCGGCGGCCGCCATGGTCATCCTCTCACCTTCATTTCCAGCCGGAAGCTAGATAATTACCCATCCCACTCATCCCACGCTGAGTCTCGGATCAGTTCTcagctcctcttcctcctgcggCAAGAACATGAAAGCGTCCTGTTCTGTCATGCTGACTTGATTGTCAGGCGAAGTTTCAGCATGACAGAACCACCGCGTCTACTGCTCCAAAAAGTTCATGCGTGACAGCAGTGCCGGCTCGACATTGTTTATGGCCCAGACTGTCAGGCGAAGATCACAACCGCCAGTCTAATGGACTTCTGCAAGTACTCATTGTTCGACTACATCCTGCCAAAGTGCCAAGCATCGGTTGGCCCTGATTACTGCTACGACTGAACAATGGCTTGCAGGGTGTTGGCAACTACACCTCTATTGGTAGGTTCCTgcgcgcggacggcggcggcgacgtggccTTGTCCCGGAAGGAGGTCGCACGGCGCGGCTCGAGCGCGGCCATCTCCTcgccgcgggcgcgcgcgcCGGGCAGTTTACAGAGCCATAGGCGCGGAGGCGGGGCACGGACGGAGGCGGGGCCTGAGCGAGGGTCAACAATTGCCGCAGGAGCTCAATCCAACGGGCAGCGGCCGCCATAGCCCAAAGGGTGGatggtatttcatttaccgtccacccccagACCCAAGGCGCGGCTCGCGGCACGGCGTGTCGCCGGTGCGCCACCGCATCGCGGCCGCCTCCTGCGTTGAATGATCCCTCCGGCCGCCCGCTGCACGGGTGAGAATGTGGTGGCGTCTCTCGCGGGACGGCATGGCGCCGCCGGAGTCCTCATCAGCTGACTGCCGCCGTCGCAGCTCACAGGAGCCGCGTGAGAAGAGGTGCTCCGATCCGGCCGGCGTCACAATGAAGCCGGCGAAGCAATTGGGAGCTTGGGGCCATCCGGCCGACCGGCCGCAGGGAAGCACGGCTGGCCAGGGCGGAAGTGCGACATCGCAGAGATCTAGAGACGATGGAACGAGCTGCGGCAAATTGCTTGATCGAGCGAGCGCCGATGaggggcgcgcgcggcaggcCGACCTGCAGCTACGGGCGCAGCCAGGTCGTGGACGGCCCTCTTCGGATTCAGAATCGGAGGCGGAGGCAGGGCCAGAGTGGATGATCACGGCCGCACAGATCGAATCCAGCGGACGGAAACGGCCcagggtggacggtatttcatttaccgtccaccctaGTCGTTCGCCGGAGCGCCGGAGGTCCGTAGCATCTACAGGAGAATCCTTCTCCGACAGCGTCTGAGGCCCTCAGAAACGGCTCGCCGGCTAGTGCCGCCGTGCCGGACGCGTCCTCTCGTCTTCTGCCATTGCGACTGCCGANNNNNNNNNNNNNNNNNNNNNNNNNNNNNNNNNNNNNNNNNNNNNNNNNNNNNNNNNNNNNNNNNNNNNNNNNNNNNNNNNNNNNNNNNNNNNNNNNNNNNNNNNNNNNNNNNNNNNNNNNNNNNNNNNNNNNNNNNNNNNNNNNNNNNNNNNNNNNNNNNNNNNNNNNNNNNNNNNNNNNNNNNNNNNNNNNNNNNNNNNNNNNNNNNNNNNNNNNNNNNNNNNNNNNNNNNNNNNNNNNNNNNNNNNNNNNNNNNNNNNNNNNNNNNNNNNNNNNNNNNNNNNNNNNNNNNNNNNNNNNNNNNNNNNNNNNNNNNNNNNNNNNNNNNNNNNNNNNNNNNNNNNNNNNNNNNNNNNNNNNNNNNNNNNNNNNNNNNNNNNNNNNNNNNNNNNNNNNNNNNNNNNNNNNNNNNNNNNNNNNNNNNNNNNNNNNNNNNNNNNNNNNNNNNNNNNNNNNNNNNNNNNNNNNNNNNNNNNNNNNNNNNNNNNNNNNNNNNNNNNNNNNNNNNNNNNNNNNNNNNNNNNNNNNNNNNNNNNNNNNNNNNNNNNNNNNNNNNNNNNNNNNNNNNNNNNNNNNNNNNNNNNNNNNNNNNNNNNNNNNNNNNNNNNNNNNNNNNNNNNNNNNNNNNNNNNNNNNNNNNNNNNNNNNNNNNNNNNNNNNNNNNNNNNNNNNNNNNNNNNNNNNNNNNNNNNNNNNNNNNNNNNNNNNNNNTCACGGCGATCGTTCTGGGCCCGAACGGGTGGCGCAGAAAAGGGCTTCGGCTGTTCGGCAGCCGTGACTGCGCCGCTGGTCGTGGCACAGCCGGCACCAtgagcacggcgacggcggcgcgacgTGGTGTCGTGTGGGCGGCGCATGTAGTTTGCAGCCAAGCTGCTCGTTCGTGATCAGACACAACTAAAGGACGGAAAATCAAGCGCGGAAACTCGTAGCGATCTTCGGGTGGCCTGCGGTAGGAATGGCGGACTCATTGGCGAGTACGTTGCTGGGCGCTGTGGCCTCAGCTCGAACGACATGATCCTTTGCCCATGCCGCAGCGCGGACGCTTCGGGGCGTTCTGTTCAGCCCCTGCGAGCTCACCCCATCAGTCCGCCGGGCGGCGTGTCCATGCTGCGGGAGAGGCAGCTCATCGGCGCGGTGCGGCACGGAGGGAGGGCGGCCGGCCCCGCGACAACCGGTGGCTAGCGTGCGCGCGGCAGGCCGCCAGGTACAGACCACCCTGATCGTTGCAAGGCGCCGAGCTTCACGCCACGTCTGGTCGGAGCCGCCGAGGCCGATGATAAGGCGCGGGTAGCAGCGGacctcgccgtcggcgtcgaggcCGACCACATCGTACCGCGAGagctcgacctcgccgccgaagGCCCGGGCCGTCGTGAAGAGCGGGACCAGCACGTCGCTGAAGGCGTGCCCGTAATTGAACGTCAAGCCGCCGAGCGCGAACACCACGGCCGGGACGCTCCGGCCGACGGTGCTGCCGCCAGCCGGCGCGGTGAGCGCCGATGGGGcagggtggacggtaaatgaaataccgtccgcCCCTGGGTCGTTTCTAGTCCGCTGGATCCGATTTGTGCGGCCTTGATTTAGTCTCCAATCCctggctccgcctccgcctctgtTGAGGTCGGCCTGCCGCACGCCTGGTCGTCGCCAGGGTGCCGGAGCCCCGGAGCGTCCACAGAGGATCCGATTCGACGGCGCCGTCCTAGGGAATCCTTCTCCGACCTCGCCGGACCATGGTGTGAAATTTCAGACTGACATGATCCATGGAGTGAGAAACAAAAATAAGAATAAATTGCAGGGACGGACGGTCCCCTGATTTTTCAGGTTGCCAGTGCGTGCCGAACCTTCGTACGCCTCATCGGCGAGGTCGTGGATGGCGCCCTTCATCAGAACAGAGGCAGAGTCCGAGGCCAGGGATTGCAATCGTGGCCGAACACATCCGCGCGCGTGCAGGCCGATCCTTCCCAGTTCCCACGCCCGCATCGCTTGCTCGTTACTAGCTAACACGATCGATCGGCGTGCCGGGACACACGGCGCCGGCGCTGATGGTTGGCGTGGAATCTCCAGGTTGCCAAATCTACCTTCAACGCCAAAGTGGGTCCTCGTCAATTTCAGATAACTTACCATACCAAACAATCCATTTCAGGACAGAAGAAGCAATCTCCTCGAGCTCCAGGATTTTCCATTGTTTGGCGCTGTGATGCTGTATGTCCAGCCAATTTCACTGCCTAATTTCACGTTGCGTGCAGAAGCATAAACCTACATTCCTGCCTACTTTTGCGGTCATTGTCTTAATTCTGGGAATCGATAACTACGAACGGAACTATCATGTGCTTCCCCTTTGAATTCAAAAGCTCCTCCGAACTCCATTCTAGCTAACTCCATCAGATGTGTCGGCATGGCGCTGACTAAGCTCCATCAACAGTGGCAGACGGCAAGAAGGCTATGAGCGAGGATGACACGCTCTGGAATCTTGAGGGACACCTCATCACCGTAATAGATAGGAGAAGCCAAAACTGTAGTGCTAATTCTTCACTTTGTCAATGCATGTTCAGAAACAAGTGCGGCTATAGACCCCTTGGCTCCTGGCTTGCATCTGTCATTACATGAGCTTCACCGCTATGACGATCATGCCAGTGGTGATGTCAAGTACACCAGACGAGTTCAAAGCTTCCAAACAGCTAAGTATGTAACCAAAAAGCAAAGAATCAGTTAAATATTGTTAATGCTGGCATGCTATCAATTTTTGGCACGTCGAACTTTGAATCGACCCTTTTGCGGTAAACGAACTGCGTATTTTCTAGCTGATCTAGTTGAATATGTTATGAATAAAAACACTAGTGCTAGTTACAAACTTGTATTCTATCTATAGAATCCATAAATATGATGGAAACTGGAGAATGTTGATACATTTCCTGAGATGTGAGATACAGAGATACTAACTTTTTTGGCGCAAATGTAACGAAACACATTATTTGTCCGCGTATGCTAATTGCAAAACAATGCTACATCATCAAGAGCAGCAGTTCATTCTCGCAGCATCCGCTTCACCATCTCGAGCGTCGGCGCGAACCTGGTGGTGTTGAGCCGGATGTTCTGCTCTCGCCAGTACAGCCTCGCGTTGCTGCCGTTCCTGTAGAACACGTCGGGGTCGGTGATCACCGGGTGCTCCTTTCCGTACTTGTCGTACAGCGTGCTCTCCTCGGCGGCGACACTGTACGAGACGTGCCGGATCCCCATGTGCGCCGCCGGGGCGCCGAAGAACCCCTCGCCGTAGGGCTCCATCTTCCCCCACGGGATCACCTGCACCACCACGGCACCCGTGCGCATGAACACCATGTTGGTCAGCCCGGCGCCGTGCGCCCCCACGAGCGCGTCGCACGCGTCCACCTCGCGCGACACCGCGTccatgcccgccgccgccgtcggctccATGCGCACCGCCTCGAACCCGGCCCGCTCGATCGCGCCGACGATGGCGTCCTCGTTCACGAACCGCCGCGTCGATCGCCGGAGAATGATCATGAGCCGGGGCTTCTTGCCGCCGGACGATCTCCATGGGAGCGGAGCGGTTGGTGGCGGTAGGGAGTAGGCGCCCCGGACGAACAGGCGGAAGGCGCGCATGTCGTAGTTGTTCGGGGCGCGCGCCGGGTCGATGTCGAAGTCGCGGTGGCCGCGGAGGCCGACGATGAGGTGCGGGTAGCAGCGCacctcgccgtcggcgtcgaggtcaacCACCTCGTACTTCGAGAGCGCCCCGAGGACGCGCCGGTACTTGCTGAGGAACCAGGCCTGGGCACCGGTGGCGACGAggtcgacctcgccgccgaagGCCCGGGCCGTCGTGAAGAGCGGGACCAGCACGTCGCTGAAGGCGTGCCAGTAGTTGAACGTCAGGCCGCCGAGCGCGAACACCACGGCCGGCACGCTCCGGCGGACGGTGCAGTCGGGCGCCTCGTGGAGGCTCGACAGGTCGAGGGACCTGACGGTGACCTCGCGGACGCCGATCATCTTGCGGGACTGCGAGCGGATGCTCCAGGTGgctgccgcggcggtggcgagctgcGACGGCGGTGGGATGAAGTAGACCGACGACTTGTTGGCGCCGCTCGCCGTGCGCGCGTCACCCCACATCTCGCAGCCGTCGTAACGCCGGTCGGAGAGATCGCAGATTGGCTTCAGAGGAGGTAGAACGGAGATCGGTGCAATTTCTTTACCTGCAAATGAATGCAGAGAAATTTCTGAAAATAAAATTAAGCTGTAATGGCAAGCCAATGTAAATTTCTGAGGAGAAGTGCATGTGAATGAACCAGTGGAATTTTTAGGAGAACTCGTGGCTTCTTTTTCCTGGGCTTGCTTTGTGGGTGCTGGAGCTTCTGCTGACATATCGGCTGTAAAATGTTCGGCAAAATTAGCCAGTGATCATTCTTCAGATAATGCTGAAAACTATCGCATCAGCATACAGAATTTTGCTCGGAATGAATTCAGAAGAAGCGAAATCTCTTCGAGCATGACTGCGATTTGTGTGTGCCGCAGCCATGCACGATGAACTCAACTGGACTGGAGGGCGAGAAAACATTTGTCTAGAGTGAGACTCACCTAGCGGCGGCTGTGCAGGACCGTTCGTCTCATCCGCCCGCGAACCTGCACCGCCGTTTCCCGGCGAGCCCCGCAAGAGAACTTCGATAATTCAAAACAAGGCCGTGATGATCGAGAGTGTGAGAACCAAGCCATACATCATGACTCTGACAAGTTTGGCAATTCCCTAGAGCGGCTCACCATTAGCGCCATGGAGTGGGAACTGCGGCGGAACAGAGAACAAGACCACCGCCCCGACGAACAGGCCGGCGAACACCGCGATGGCGAGCTTGCTCTCCGCGAGCGCCGGCCATAGCTTCGTGAAGGCCTTCATTTGGAGTGGAAGCGGCGGCAGCTGGTTCTGGTTGGCACGACCCGGACTCTCCCGTTTCTCCTCCTCAAGAAACGGCTTCGGCTCCTCGGAATTCTGTGCTCGTTGACTCGCTCCCAGGGAATTCTGCATTTCGGGTCATGACCCATGACTACTGGAGAGCTAATATTGCCATTGCAGTGCACGTCTTATTTCGAGTAGTTTCGACAGCTCCGCACATACTGCAGCAGAGCTAATACTACTTTTGTAATGCTTGTCAGCTTGTGAACTTTGGTTGCTGGATCTGGCACATGAAATCAGAAACCATTCGGGGGAGAAAAAATGATAGATACCA contains:
- the LOC101785420 gene encoding uncharacterized protein LOC101785420, whose amino-acid sequence is MQNSLGASQRAQNSEEPKPFLEEEKRESPGRANQNQLPPLPLQMKAFTKLWPALAESKLAIAVFAGLFVGAVVLFSVPPQFPLHGANVLLRGSPGNGGAGSRADETNGPAQPPLADMSAEAPAPTKQAQEKEATSSPKNSTGKEIAPISVLPPLKPICDLSDRRYDGCEMWGDARTASGANKSSVYFIPPPSQLATAAAATWSIRSQSRKMIGVREVTVRSLDLSSLHEAPDCTVRRSVPAVVFALGGLTFNYWHAFSDVLVPLFTTARAFGGEVDLVATGAQAWFLSKYRRVLGALSKYEVVDLDADGEVRCYPHLIVGLRGHRDFDIDPARAPNNYDMRAFRLFVRGAYSLPPPTAPLPWRSSGGKKPRLMIILRRSTRRFVNEDAIVGAIERAGFEAVRMEPTAAAGMDAVSREVDACDALVGAHGAGLTNMVFMRTGAVVVQVIPWGKMEPYGEGFFGAPAAHMGIRHVSYSVAAEESTLYDKYGKEHPVITDPDVFYRNGSNARLYWREQNIRLNTTRFAPTLEMVKRMLRE